A section of the Castanea sativa cultivar Marrone di Chiusa Pesio chromosome 12, ASM4071231v1 genome encodes:
- the LOC142619966 gene encoding putative mitochondrial import inner membrane translocase subunit TIM21 isoform X2 produces MGTYKYLSGIMRNKQLDMVRLLAEMKCWNYTQNRSILHALRPLQTHEAPRLGNEANQSGSAGRSTFQANRMTKDVLGVNGIPVLYRRFSTRDCIPQLAFQLKEKYGANTMIPFSTRSISSKASERPRQNKSEKQKGQSGSETKKDISTVEDVFDAPTYNIPEKPVTFVEGASYTAIIIAGLGIAAAAGYAVFKELIFQPKEYKVFNKALKRIQDDSQVRVRIGSPITGYGQESRNRAARQRIPHKTWTDEEGVEHVEINFYIRGPHGTGKVYSEMFKDQVDKQWKYTYLIVEIRSPTPSQLILESYMPAYNMDKK; encoded by the exons ATGG gaacatacaAGTACTTGTCAGGGATAATGAGGAACAAGCAGTTAGATATGGTGAGGCTTTTGGCAGAAATGAAGTGTTGGAATTACACACAAAACCGTTCCATTCTTCATGCCTTGCGGCCTTTGCAGACCCATGAGGCTCCTCGGCTGGGCAATGAGGCAAATCAG TCAGGTAGTGCTGGACGATCAACTTTTCAAGCAAACCGCATGACTAAG GATGTACTTGGAGTTAATG GAATCCCGGTTCTATATAGACGGTTTTCTACTAGAGATTGTATTCCCCAGTTAGCATTTCAACTCAAAGAAAAGTATGGGGCAAACACCATGATTCCATTCTCCACTAGATCCATTTCATCAAAAGCTTCAGAGCGACCAAGACAAAATAAATCAGAGAAGCAAAAGGGTCAAAGCGGATCAGAG ACTAAAAAAGACATATCAACGGTTGAGGATGTCTTTGATGCTCCTACATATAATATCCCAGAGAAGCCCGTGACATTTGTAGAGGGGGCTTCCTACACTGCTATCATTATTGCAGGGCTTGGAATTGCAGCTGCTGCTGGATATGCTGTTTTTAAAGAGCTTATCTTTCAACCAAAAGA ATACAAGGTTTTTAACAAGGCTCTGAAGAGGATTCAAGATGACAGCCAG GTCAGGGTGAGGATTGGATCCCCAATTACAGGCTATGGTCAGGAAAGTAGAAATCGTGCTGCTCGCCAACGTATTCCTCATAAGACATGGACTGATGAAGAAGGTGTAGAGCATGTGGAG ATTAATTTTTATATCCGTGGGCCCCATGGAACTGGGAAAGTTTACTCTGAGATGTTCAAGGACCAAGTGGACAAGCAGTGGAAGTACACATATTTGATTGTTGAGATCAGGTCTCCAACCCCTTCACAATTGATTCTAGAGTCATATATGCCGGCTTATAACATGGACAAGAAGTAG
- the LOC142619966 gene encoding putative mitochondrial import inner membrane translocase subunit TIM21 isoform X1, whose amino-acid sequence MGTYKYLSGIMRNKQLDMVRLLAEMKCWNYTQNRSILHALRPLQTHEAPRLGNEANQLLLILKSGSAGRSTFQANRMTKDVLGVNGIPVLYRRFSTRDCIPQLAFQLKEKYGANTMIPFSTRSISSKASERPRQNKSEKQKGQSGSETKKDISTVEDVFDAPTYNIPEKPVTFVEGASYTAIIIAGLGIAAAAGYAVFKELIFQPKEYKVFNKALKRIQDDSQVRVRIGSPITGYGQESRNRAARQRIPHKTWTDEEGVEHVEINFYIRGPHGTGKVYSEMFKDQVDKQWKYTYLIVEIRSPTPSQLILESYMPAYNMDKK is encoded by the exons ATGG gaacatacaAGTACTTGTCAGGGATAATGAGGAACAAGCAGTTAGATATGGTGAGGCTTTTGGCAGAAATGAAGTGTTGGAATTACACACAAAACCGTTCCATTCTTCATGCCTTGCGGCCTTTGCAGACCCATGAGGCTCCTCGGCTGGGCAATGAGGCAAATCAG TTGCTCCTTATATTGAAGTCAGGTAGTGCTGGACGATCAACTTTTCAAGCAAACCGCATGACTAAG GATGTACTTGGAGTTAATG GAATCCCGGTTCTATATAGACGGTTTTCTACTAGAGATTGTATTCCCCAGTTAGCATTTCAACTCAAAGAAAAGTATGGGGCAAACACCATGATTCCATTCTCCACTAGATCCATTTCATCAAAAGCTTCAGAGCGACCAAGACAAAATAAATCAGAGAAGCAAAAGGGTCAAAGCGGATCAGAG ACTAAAAAAGACATATCAACGGTTGAGGATGTCTTTGATGCTCCTACATATAATATCCCAGAGAAGCCCGTGACATTTGTAGAGGGGGCTTCCTACACTGCTATCATTATTGCAGGGCTTGGAATTGCAGCTGCTGCTGGATATGCTGTTTTTAAAGAGCTTATCTTTCAACCAAAAGA ATACAAGGTTTTTAACAAGGCTCTGAAGAGGATTCAAGATGACAGCCAG GTCAGGGTGAGGATTGGATCCCCAATTACAGGCTATGGTCAGGAAAGTAGAAATCGTGCTGCTCGCCAACGTATTCCTCATAAGACATGGACTGATGAAGAAGGTGTAGAGCATGTGGAG ATTAATTTTTATATCCGTGGGCCCCATGGAACTGGGAAAGTTTACTCTGAGATGTTCAAGGACCAAGTGGACAAGCAGTGGAAGTACACATATTTGATTGTTGAGATCAGGTCTCCAACCCCTTCACAATTGATTCTAGAGTCATATATGCCGGCTTATAACATGGACAAGAAGTAG